In Fundidesulfovibrio soli, the following proteins share a genomic window:
- a CDS encoding adenylosuccinate synthase: MAGIVVHGAQWGDEGKGKIVDLLTEKAGIIVRFHGGNNAGHTLVVGGEKTVLHLIPSGILHQSKRCVIGAGVVLDPEVFLQEVDKLAAKGVDMSPARLAVSLRTHVIMPYHKMLDAAREAAKAGAKIGTTGRGIGPCYEDKASRVGIRAGDFLDEELLAEKVAHALKEKNALLAGLYGLEPLDPAKVLADLRPLAKRVAAYLADVPGMVQEALKSGEGVLFEGAQGTHLDIDHGTYPFVTSSSCLAGNAAAGSGCCPKDMGSIISVVKAYTTRVGSGPFPTELTCAQGDHLQSVGAEFGATTGRKRRCGWLDAVLLREAVRLNGTTGLAVTKLDVLGGLDKIKICIGYLYQGETILYPPQREGALAHVEPIYETVPGWKDDITGCRTWESLPEAARKYLQRVEELAGAPVSVISVGPDREQTIYRG; this comes from the coding sequence ATGGCTGGCATCGTGGTGCACGGCGCCCAATGGGGCGACGAGGGCAAAGGCAAGATCGTGGACCTCCTCACCGAAAAGGCGGGGATCATCGTCCGTTTCCACGGCGGCAACAACGCCGGGCACACCCTGGTGGTGGGCGGCGAGAAGACGGTGCTGCACCTTATTCCCTCCGGCATCCTGCACCAGAGCAAGCGCTGCGTGATCGGCGCCGGCGTCGTGCTGGACCCCGAGGTTTTCCTGCAGGAGGTGGACAAGCTGGCCGCCAAGGGCGTGGACATGTCCCCCGCGCGCCTGGCCGTGAGCCTGCGCACCCATGTGATCATGCCCTATCACAAGATGCTCGACGCCGCCCGCGAGGCCGCCAAGGCCGGAGCCAAGATCGGCACCACCGGGCGCGGCATCGGCCCCTGCTACGAGGACAAGGCGTCGCGCGTGGGCATCCGCGCCGGCGACTTCCTCGACGAGGAGCTGCTGGCCGAGAAGGTCGCCCACGCCCTCAAGGAGAAAAACGCCCTGCTGGCGGGGCTCTACGGCCTGGAGCCGCTGGACCCGGCCAAGGTCCTGGCGGACCTGAGGCCCCTGGCCAAGCGCGTGGCCGCCTACCTGGCCGACGTGCCCGGCATGGTGCAGGAGGCCCTGAAGAGCGGCGAAGGCGTGCTCTTCGAGGGCGCTCAGGGCACCCACCTGGACATCGACCACGGCACCTATCCCTTCGTAACCTCCTCCAGCTGCCTGGCGGGCAACGCCGCGGCCGGATCGGGCTGCTGCCCCAAGGACATGGGCTCCATAATCTCCGTGGTCAAGGCCTACACCACCCGCGTGGGCTCCGGCCCCTTCCCCACGGAGCTGACCTGCGCCCAGGGCGACCACCTGCAGAGCGTGGGCGCCGAGTTCGGGGCCACCACCGGCCGCAAGCGCCGCTGCGGCTGGCTGGACGCCGTGCTCCTGCGCGAGGCCGTGCGCCTCAACGGCACCACCGGCCTGGCCGTGACCAAGCTGGATGTGCTGGGCGGGCTGGACAAGATCAAGATCTGCATAGGCTACCTCTACCAGGGAGAGACCATCCTCTACCCGCCGCAGCGCGAAGGCGCGCTGGCCCACGTGGAGCCCATCTACGAGACCGTGCCCGGCTGGAAGGACGACATCACCGGCTGCCGCACCTGGGAATCCTTGCCCGAGGCCGCCCGCAAGTATCTGCAGCGGGTGGAGGAGCTGGCCGGGGCCCCGGTGAGCGTCATCTCCGTCGGCCCGGACCGGGAGCAGACCATCTACAGGGGCTAA
- a CDS encoding SAM-dependent methyltransferase, with translation MDFTVYLAPKGFVNELVYELGDVSEVVDRLVFAPGPPRRVAWAQNIWLNPRRIPITSIGDGVAKLKSLQRNWALWSVRHHRRAKLIEEQLPAVRPKPVAIGTQPPRSPLGSWTMLDRDTIIASPACSSPFPHGEVEFLENKVDPPNRAYLKLWELFTLLETAPKPGSFCLDLGGSPGGWTWVLASLGCKVLSVDKAPLEPRIEAMPGVEFRMLSAFALDPRETGPVDWLFSDVICYPDRLWRLVERWQNFGKARNFVCTLKFQNPTDHETAAKFWGFPGSRLVHLYNNKHELTWVYLDPEEYPDFAPPDNRTPLASPFVAPSDRPVTIDTPPAPLDGEEAPAPGAEPAGDAPDAPSDNATSPAPASDAQTAGEDGDAPKARPASEDMSGAEPGAPSDPAATSEAQPEAPSGEASKVPAALETQPGGAVPALGDAEAGEGKPLHPGGGETK, from the coding sequence ATGGATTTCACTGTCTATCTCGCCCCAAAGGGCTTCGTGAACGAGCTCGTCTACGAGCTGGGCGACGTTTCCGAGGTGGTGGACCGCCTGGTCTTCGCCCCCGGTCCGCCGCGCCGCGTGGCCTGGGCCCAGAACATCTGGCTCAACCCCAGGCGCATCCCCATCACCTCCATCGGGGACGGCGTGGCAAAGCTCAAGTCCCTGCAACGCAACTGGGCCTTGTGGTCCGTGCGCCACCACCGCCGGGCCAAGCTCATCGAGGAGCAGCTGCCCGCCGTGCGCCCCAAGCCCGTGGCCATCGGCACCCAGCCGCCCCGCTCGCCCCTGGGCTCCTGGACCATGCTGGACCGCGACACCATCATCGCCTCCCCGGCCTGCTCCAGCCCCTTCCCGCACGGTGAGGTGGAGTTCCTGGAGAACAAGGTCGATCCGCCCAACCGGGCCTACCTCAAGCTCTGGGAGCTGTTCACCCTGCTGGAGACCGCGCCCAAGCCCGGCAGCTTCTGCCTGGACCTGGGCGGCAGCCCCGGCGGCTGGACCTGGGTGCTGGCCAGCCTGGGCTGCAAGGTGCTCAGCGTGGACAAGGCCCCGCTGGAGCCGCGCATCGAGGCCATGCCCGGCGTGGAGTTCCGCATGCTCTCGGCCTTCGCCCTGGACCCGCGCGAGACGGGCCCGGTAGACTGGCTCTTCAGCGACGTGATCTGCTACCCGGACCGCCTCTGGCGGCTGGTGGAGCGCTGGCAGAACTTCGGCAAGGCCCGCAACTTCGTGTGCACGCTCAAGTTCCAGAACCCCACGGACCACGAGACCGCCGCGAAATTCTGGGGCTTCCCCGGCTCGCGCCTGGTGCACCTCTACAACAACAAGCACGAGCTGACCTGGGTCTACCTGGATCCCGAGGAATACCCGGACTTCGCCCCGCCCGACAACAGGACCCCCCTGGCCAGCCCCTTCGTGGCCCCGAGCGACCGCCCGGTGACAATCGACACGCCCCCGGCCCCGCTGGACGGCGAGGAGGCCCCCGCCCCCGGGGCGGAGCCTGCCGGGGACGCGCCGGATGCGCCGTCCGATAACGCAACGAGCCCTGCGCCCGCATCCGATGCCCAGACGGCCGGGGAGGACGGCGACGCGCCCAAAGCCCGGCCCGCATCCGAAGATATGTCCGGCGCTGAACCCGGCGCCCCCTCCGATCCGGCGGCCACATCCGAGGCCCAGCCAGAGGCGCCGTCCGGCGAGGCCTCGAAAGTCCCGGCCGCCCTGGAAACGCAGCCCGGCGGGGCAGTTCCCGCTTTAGGGGACGCCGAAGCCGGGGAGGGCAAGCCCCTCCACCCAGGGGGAGGCGAAACCAAATAA
- a CDS encoding phosphate ABC transporter substrate-binding protein, with protein MLQHSSWREALPGLRRGLALIALAAALVLPAAIQALAAGGSQSVHVAGSNTLRLFTQLSAEQYMRENPGTIVTVAGGGTARGVKALIDGTAEVALISSEIPEELERKAKAEKIHLKTIPLSSDAVVPVVNPQNPVSALTMDQLKKIYSGKITNWKDVGGDNAPIVVTTHDGVSGTYELWKDKVLGTDAAITPQAKTLEMQPMLRAVAADRNAIGYVAWSLLNDNVKALTVDGFAADRETILNGGYPLMRVLAVVVRENPSEGTQAFVRFLQAPGKGQELAKQLRMLPISTNPAQ; from the coding sequence ATGCTCCAACACTCCTCATGGCGCGAAGCCCTCCCGGGCCTCCGTCGCGGGCTGGCGCTCATCGCCCTGGCCGCAGCCCTCGTCCTCCCCGCGGCCATCCAGGCCTTGGCGGCCGGTGGCTCGCAGAGCGTCCACGTCGCGGGTTCCAACACCCTGCGCCTCTTCACCCAGCTTTCTGCCGAGCAGTACATGCGGGAGAACCCCGGGACCATAGTCACCGTTGCGGGCGGCGGCACCGCGCGCGGGGTGAAGGCCTTGATCGACGGCACCGCCGAGGTCGCGTTGATTTCCTCTGAAATCCCGGAGGAGCTGGAGCGCAAGGCCAAGGCCGAAAAAATCCACCTCAAGACGATCCCCCTCAGCAGCGACGCGGTGGTCCCGGTGGTCAATCCGCAAAACCCCGTGTCGGCCCTCACGATGGACCAGCTCAAGAAAATCTACTCCGGCAAGATCACCAACTGGAAGGACGTGGGCGGCGACAACGCCCCCATCGTCGTCACCACACACGACGGGGTCTCCGGCACCTACGAGCTCTGGAAGGACAAGGTCCTGGGTACGGACGCGGCCATCACCCCCCAGGCCAAAACCCTGGAGATGCAGCCCATGCTGCGCGCCGTGGCCGCCGACAGGAACGCCATCGGCTACGTGGCCTGGAGCCTGCTCAACGACAACGTCAAGGCGCTCACCGTGGATGGATTCGCGGCCGACAGGGAGACCATCCTGAACGGCGGCTACCCGCTGATGCGCGTCCTGGCCGTGGTCGTCAGGGAAAACCCCTCAGAGGGGACGCAGGCTTTCGTCCGCTTCCTGCAAGCTCCCGGCAAGGGCCAGGAGCTGGCGAAGCAGCTCAGGATGCTCCCGATCAGCACCAACCCCGCCCAGTAG
- a CDS encoding phosphate ABC transporter substrate-binding protein, whose product MSAPISSSRRTGRAARALLRFSLLAVLCLSLLGLGCQREKADRSLLIAGSSTVQPFAKHLSEAFAAKNEGLRVVCDGGGSTAGLLAVKTGAIDVAGLSRDMSRSEDSDKVRNFLLAKNAIAIIAHPDNPVSNLTMKQVKDVFSGQVTNWSELGGPDMPIALLSRKSSSTTRRGLEEAALEGEDMAKGAKLLESGKLMAGEIQANPWAIGYAALPDLGGEIKVLTIDTVELNRETVLSGRYPLARAYYFAIGQTATPWAKRFVEFAISGEGQALLEKEQLVRVY is encoded by the coding sequence ATGTCCGCACCCATTTCCTCGAGCCGCCGGACCGGCCGCGCCGCGCGGGCGCTCCTCCGTTTCAGCCTGCTTGCCGTGCTGTGCCTCTCCCTGCTTGGTCTGGGCTGCCAGCGCGAAAAGGCCGACAGGTCGCTGCTCATAGCCGGGTCATCCACTGTGCAGCCCTTCGCCAAGCATCTCAGCGAGGCCTTCGCCGCCAAGAACGAGGGCCTGCGCGTGGTGTGCGACGGCGGGGGCTCCACCGCCGGGCTCCTGGCCGTCAAGACCGGGGCCATCGACGTGGCCGGCCTCTCCCGCGACATGAGCCGCAGCGAGGACAGCGACAAGGTCCGCAACTTCCTCCTGGCCAAGAACGCCATCGCCATCATCGCCCACCCCGACAACCCGGTGTCCAACCTGACCATGAAGCAGGTCAAGGACGTGTTCTCCGGGCAGGTCACCAACTGGAGCGAGCTCGGCGGGCCGGACATGCCCATCGCGCTGCTTTCGCGCAAGTCCTCCTCCACCACCCGGCGCGGCCTGGAAGAGGCCGCCCTGGAAGGCGAGGACATGGCCAAGGGCGCCAAGCTGCTCGAAAGCGGCAAGCTGATGGCCGGGGAGATCCAGGCCAACCCTTGGGCCATCGGGTACGCCGCGCTGCCCGACCTGGGCGGGGAGATCAAGGTGCTTACCATCGACACGGTGGAGCTCAACCGCGAGACCGTGCTCTCGGGCCGCTACCCCCTGGCCCGGGCCTACTATTTCGCCATCGGCCAGACCGCCACCCCCTGGGCAAAGCGGTTCGTCGAGTTCGCCATCAGCGGCGAGGGCCAGGCCCTGCTCGAAAAAGAGCAGCTCGTCCGCGTCTACTAA
- a CDS encoding TAXI family TRAP transporter solute-binding subunit → MASEAQDVLNKYLVRLQKNVWFRRVLGGLIVLALAGWCGYSVWELWPRSYTLRITGGDILGNRHKLATVLRQEAAKRSINLVIEPISGSFAALEAVDKGELDLAIIQGGLDVHLPNVRHVTAIMPEVVHLLVRPEIKDIKDLKGKVINMGSKEGGTRIVAQTVLNFSQLEHGVDYAETNFSSEKLTALPPRKMPDAIFVLSTLPSFLVEHLIKHYGYQMMELPFPASLSLRFGWVANATILSYTYSVNPPIPAKDIKALGVNMFMVANAKCPPAAVADLLEVLFSVGMETSLRQKLDPKLVTTPSGFPISEGTTAYLKRQDPVFSEKTWKKVQGIFGLVMSLASGFLVITRWLMGAGSTREEADREFKRYLGEVAALERELTRLEGSGGADEAALAALAQKADTLYATGIERYTKMKMGDPNLMTRFLLAMQETRGRIERAQEHLEPKAAV, encoded by the coding sequence ATGGCGTCAGAAGCTCAAGACGTACTCAACAAATATCTCGTCAGACTGCAGAAAAACGTCTGGTTCAGGCGCGTGCTGGGCGGCCTCATCGTGCTGGCCCTGGCGGGCTGGTGCGGCTACTCCGTCTGGGAGCTCTGGCCGCGCAGCTACACCCTGCGCATCACCGGCGGCGACATCCTTGGCAACCGCCACAAGCTGGCCACCGTACTGCGCCAGGAGGCGGCCAAGCGCTCCATCAACCTGGTGATCGAGCCGATTTCCGGGTCCTTCGCGGCCCTGGAGGCCGTGGACAAGGGCGAGCTGGACCTGGCCATCATCCAGGGCGGCCTGGACGTGCACCTGCCCAACGTCCGGCACGTCACGGCCATCATGCCCGAGGTCGTCCACCTGCTGGTGCGCCCCGAGATCAAGGACATCAAGGACCTCAAGGGCAAGGTCATCAACATGGGCTCCAAGGAGGGCGGCACCCGCATCGTGGCCCAGACCGTGCTCAACTTCTCGCAGCTCGAACACGGGGTGGACTACGCCGAGACCAACTTCTCCTCCGAGAAGCTGACCGCCCTGCCCCCGCGCAAGATGCCCGACGCCATCTTCGTGCTCTCCACCCTGCCCTCCTTCCTGGTGGAGCACCTGATCAAGCACTACGGCTACCAGATGATGGAGCTGCCCTTCCCGGCCTCGCTGTCCCTGCGTTTCGGCTGGGTCGCCAACGCCACGATCCTCAGCTACACCTACAGCGTCAACCCGCCCATACCCGCCAAGGACATCAAGGCCCTGGGCGTGAACATGTTCATGGTCGCCAACGCCAAGTGCCCGCCAGCGGCCGTGGCCGATCTGCTGGAAGTGCTCTTCAGCGTGGGCATGGAGACGTCGCTGCGCCAGAAGCTCGACCCGAAACTGGTCACGACGCCCTCGGGCTTCCCGATCTCGGAAGGCACCACCGCCTACCTCAAGCGCCAGGATCCCGTGTTCTCGGAGAAGACCTGGAAGAAGGTCCAAGGCATCTTCGGCCTGGTCATGAGCCTTGCGTCCGGCTTCCTGGTGATCACCCGCTGGCTCATGGGCGCGGGCTCCACCAGGGAGGAGGCGGACAGGGAGTTCAAGCGCTATCTGGGCGAGGTGGCCGCGCTGGAGCGCGAGCTTACCAGGCTGGAGGGCTCGGGCGGCGCGGACGAGGCCGCGTTGGCCGCGCTGGCCCAGAAGGCGGACACGCTCTACGCCACCGGCATCGAGCGCTACACAAAGATGAAGATGGGCGACCCCAACCTGATGACGCGCTTCCTGCTGGCCATGCAGGAGACCAGGGGCCGCATCGAGCGCGCCCAGGAGCACCTGGAGCCCAAGGCCGCTGTTTAG